CTTGCACCGCCTTGTCCGCAACACGGTTGTACACTTCAGAACCGTACAGCTTTACCATTGCGGCTTCTTTAATGACATTCATGCCTTGATCGGTCATCCAGGCCACCCGGTACGTCATCCAGCGCAGCGCTTCAATCTCCATCGCCATGTCGGCCAGCATATGGAGAACCGACTGTTGTTCATTGATTGGTTTGCCGAATTGCTCTCTTTCCATCGAATATTGGACCGATTTGTCGAGCAGATACTGGCAGGAACCGAGGTTTCGGGCGGCAAGGCCGGCGCGTCCGTTGGCAAGGATTTTCAATGCGTTGACATATCCTTCGCCTTCCCCGCCCAAACGGTTTTCCGTGGGAACTTCAAGGTCTTCAAAGAACAATTCACAGGAATGGGAGCCTCGGAGTCCCATCTTCTTTTCCGTCTTTCCGACTATGAAGCCCGGAAAGTCTTTCTCTACAATGAAAGATGTGATTCCCTTCGGACCCTTGCTGGGATCCGTGACGGCCATCACCGTGAATACGTGGGCGTCTCTTGCATTGGTGATGTAATGTTTCGATCCGTTTATGATGTAACGGTCTCCTTTTCGGACGGCGGTTGTTTTCAGATTGGTCGCATTCGAACCTGCGCTTGGTTCTGTCAAAGCAAATGCTCCAATCCATTCCCCAGTCGCCATTTTCGGCAGGTATCGCCACTTCTGCTCTTCGTTTCCCAATTCCACAATGCCAACCGAGCCAATGCCGGTGTGGGCGCCGATCAGAGTTGTAAAACCGTTATGGGTTTTTCCAAGTTCCTCGTAGATGGCGCACTTTCCGACCATCCCAACCCCAAGGCCGCCGTACTCTTCAGGAATGCTGAGGCCGAACAGTCCCATTTCTTTTGCCTTCTCGACGATCTTCGGCGGTATTTCATTATTCTCCTCAATCAGATGNNNNNNNNNNNNNNNNNNNNNNNNNNNNNNNNNNNNNNNNNNNNNNNNNNNNNNNNNNNNNNNNNNNNNNNNNNAGCTACAGGCTCCACTTCGTTCTCGACGAATTGCCTTACAATCTGACGGAACGATTCAATCTCTTCCGTAAACGTGAAATCCATATGTTTCTCTCCTCGTGGTTAGTCTCTCTTTCCAGACGGCAGCTTCCGGCCGTTCTCATCGTACTCAAAGATTCCCCGGCCACTTTTCTTGCCCAGTCGGCCGGCTTTTACATACTTGATCAAAAGCGGGCACGGACGGTATTTCTCCCCAAGCGTTATATGGAGGTACTCGAGGTTTCGCAGGCGCGAATCCAATCCAACCAAATCAGCCAGTTCAAGCGGTCCCATCGGATAACCAAGTCCGAGTTTGATCGCCTTGTCAATGTCTTCCGCGCTGGCGACGCCCTCCATCAGCATGTACATCGCTTCGTTTCCCACAAGAGCGCTGATTCGCCCAGGCACAAATCCCGGAAATTCATTGACTTCAACCGTTTCCTTGCCCATTTGTTCAGCGACCACCCGCACAGTTTCGACTGTCTGATCCGATGTGTCCATTCCGCGGATAATCTCGACGAGTTTCATCTTTGGAACGGGATTAAAAAAATGCATCGCCACACAGCGATCCGCCCTGCGGGTGCCGGCGGCAATTTCCGTCGGGCTCATGGTCGACGTATTGGTAGCAAGAATGGTATGGGGTGGACAGATCTCATCCAATTGACGAAAAATATCAATCTTTAGATCCATCAATTCCAATACCGCTTCAATCACCAAATCGGCATCCTTTGCCGCATCGGTAAGATTTTCGGACAATTGGATCCGACCGAACGCAGCATCCGCTTCCTCTTGCGAAAGTTTGCCTCTCTTAACGCCTTCTTCCAAATCACGCCGGATGCCCTGAAGGGCACGATCCACAGCCTCGCGTTTTATGTCGTGCAGCGTCACCTGGAATCCCCCGACTGCGGCTGCATACGCAATTCCTTGCCCCATAACTCCCGACCCGATCACAGTAATCTTCTCAACCTTCAATTGTCATCCCCCTCTCGTTGGCCGAAATCTTTTGACCCCATTTCTTGCACTTTTTTCAATGATTCATAACGCAAATTCTGTGCCAACAATAGTAGGTACCGTTAATTCAGACTTACCGGCGATTTCACAATAGTTCCTCTTTCCAGAAGTCAGTTTGATAAGTTATTTTTGCATTAATTAATTCATTTTCAACTTACTGAGCGATCCCGACTTCTTCACACAACAATTTCTTTAATTCTTCCGTCAGCAGCGGAACTACTTCAAACAGGTCACCCACAATTCCGTAGTCTGCCACCTTGAAGATCGGCGCTTCCGGATCTTTGTTGATCGCCACAATCACTTTCGAGTTGGACATGCCCGCCAGATGTTGGATCGCGCCGGAAATCCCGCAGGCGATGTACAGATCAGGCGTTACCACCTTTCCGGTTTGTCCGATCTGCAGCGCGTAATCGCAGTATCCTGCGTCACACGCCCCACGGGAAGCTCCCACCGCCGCTCCCAGAGCATCCGCCAGTTCCTGCAGCGGTTTGAAT
The Effusibacillus lacus DNA segment above includes these coding regions:
- a CDS encoding acyl-CoA dehydrogenase family protein — encoded protein: HLIEENNEIPPKIVEKAKEMGLFGLSIPEEYGGLGVGMVGKCAIYEELGKTHNGFTTLIGAHTGIGSVGIVELGNEEQKWRYLPKMATGEWIGAFALTEPSAGSNATNLKTTAVRKGDRYIINGSKHYITNARDAHVFTVMAVTDPSKGPKGITSFIVEKDFPGFIVGKTEKKMGLRGSHSCELFFEDLEVPTENRLGGEGEGYVNALKILANGRAGLAARNLGSCQYLLDKSVQYSMEREQFGKPINEQQSVLHMLADMAMEIEALRWMTYRVAWMTDQGMNVIKEAAMVKLYGSEVYNRVADKAVQVHGGIGYIAEYPIERFFRDARITRIYEGTSEIQRNIIGAQLIKEHRLMYSPAGV
- a CDS encoding 3-hydroxyacyl-CoA dehydrogenase, whose amino-acid sequence is MKVEKITVIGSGVMGQGIAYAAAVGGFQVTLHDIKREAVDRALQGIRRDLEEGVKRGKLSQEEADAAFGRIQLSENLTDAAKDADLVIEAVLELMDLKIDIFRQLDEICPPHTILATNTSTMSPTEIAAGTRRADRCVAMHFFNPVPKMKLVEIIRGMDTSDQTVETVRVVAEQMGKETVEVNEFPGFVPGRISALVGNEAMYMLMEGVASAEDIDKAIKLGLGYPMGPLELADLVGLDSRLRNLEYLHITLGEKYRPCPLLIKYVKAGRLGKKSGRGIFEYDENGRKLPSGKRD